In the Paenibacillus sp. FSL R7-0337 genome, CCGGACTCTGCTACGATATCGCATAACCCTACAAGCGCCGCACCGGTAGCCAGGAAATCATCGACAATCAATACGGTATCGTCCGGTCCGAGATATTTCTGCGAGATGCTGATCTGGTAGTCCTCCTGACGGGTGAAGGAGTGAACCGGTGCCGAATACACCGCTTCGGACAAGGTGACTGCCTTCTTCTTCTTGGCGTATATGAACGGCACGCCCAGCGCAATTCCCGCCGCCATGGCGAACTGGATGCCGCTCGCCTCTACAGTCAGCACCTTGGTAATCTGCCGGTCCCCGAAGACCGCTGCGAATTCCTTCCCGATCGCAAGCGCAAGCGCTGTGTCTACCTGATGGTTCAGGAACGAGTCCACTTTCAGTACAGTCTCCGATAGAATTAAGCCTTCTTGTCTAATACGTTCTTCCAATACTTTCATTACAGCGGATCTTCCTCCTTAGAAATAAAAAAGCAGATAAAATAAAAAAGACAGATTCCCTGAGTGTTTCTCTCAAGTGAATCTGTCCTTCTGGGTTTTTGTCCCTTGGTGGTGTAACACATATACGTGTCCGCATCGCTTGGACCAGCCTTTCCCGTGCCGCAGCACAAGAAACGGAACCCTAGATGCGCTATTTCACTCATAGTCGGATAATTACAGTGGCTATCCGGTAGAAACTTATGGGCCATATTCCCAAGATTATATGAGTTATATGAATCTGTTATATGAAATCTATTCATGAAGCATGTCTGTTATCTTACACGCTCTCCCCGCTGCTTACAAGCAAAATTTTAAGTAAATTGCGGTGATTTCAAAGTTTTCATGAAACCCCAGGCAAAAGCAGGCCTGACTCCGGAGCGCCTTGTAAATTTTAGGTGTACGGTGTTTTCTTCCTGTCTTCTATATCACTGAAGTTCCATAAAAGCTATAATTATATAGCTTAACATTCTAACTGAACAAAGGCGGCGAACAATGAGAATAAAACAACAGGTTTGGTTAGCAACTTCAGCTACTATACTGCTGCTAGGCAGTATGATTACTATATCACTCCTCTTTATGGAGGGTGGCTCGCGCATGATTGCAGCAGGGTTAGGTTCGGTCGGCATTCTGGTCAGTATCGGACTTCTTTACAGTATCGGACGGAATGTAGACCGCGGCCTGAAGCGGATTATGGAGATCTCGCAGGATATCGCCGCAGACCGTCTTAACCCTGCGGCGGCGGCTACTGTGCGGACGGATGAATTCGGGCAGCTGGCGGCTTCCTTTTTCGGGCTGGCAGCTGACCTTCACCACAGAACCGCTGAAGAGCGCGAGCTGCGGCTTAGAGCCGAGGAACAGGCCTGGCTTAATACGCAGGTGTCAGAGATGGCGCTGCTGCTTCAGGGCTCTGTCCAGCTGAAAACAGCCTCACGTGTGTTCATCCGCAGGCTGGCTACCGCTGTCGGCGGAAGCTACGGGGCTATTTATCTGAAGCAGGGCAGTCAGCTGGACTTCGCAGCCGGCTATGCCTTCGATGATGCCGCAAGACAACAGGAATCCATACCGCTGGGCAGCGGCCTGGTCGGACAATGCGCACTGGATGAGCAGATGATCGTTCTGCAGGATCTCCCGGAGAATTATATCAAGGTCCGCTCCGGCCTCGGAGAAGCTGCCCCTTCCTCGCTGATTATCGTTCCTATTAAGCATGAACAGGAAGTTGTAGCTGTCATGGAACTGGCGGCCTTAAGCCCGTTCAGCTCCAAGGAGATGCAGCTGATTGAACGCACCGGACAGAACATGGGCGTGCTGATGAATACGCTGGCGGATGTCGCCAGAATTGAAGAACTGTTGAATGAGACACAACAGCAGAAGGATGAACTGGAAGCTCAGACCGAGGAGCTGCTGGCCCAGACGCAGGAGCTTGAAGCTCAGACCGAGGAGCTTGCGGCTCAGACCGAGGAGCTCCGGATGCAGACTGAGCAATTGCATGACCAGAAGACAGAGCTGGAGGTTCAGGCTGAGAGCCTGCTAAGCTCCAATGAACACCTCCAGACGCAAATGCAGCTGACAGAGGAGCAAAAAGCCGAGATTGAGGCCCAGGCCGATGAGCTGCAGGCCCAGACAAGTGAATTGCTGGAGCAGAAGGAGCAGCTCCAGGCCCAGACGGAGGAGTTACAATCTCAGACGGAGGAGCTGCTGTCCCAGACAGATACACTGCAGGCTCAGGCCGATGAGCTTCAGACCCAGAAGGAGGAGCTGGCCGCCTCCCATGATCAGCTGCTGCTTCAAGTCGAGCTTACCGAGAAGCAGAAAGAGGAGATCCAGGCTCAGGCACAGGAGATCTTCATGGCTGCACAGTACAAATCAGAATTCCTGGCGAATGTCTCCCATGAGCTGCGCACCCCGCTGAACAGCCTGCTGATCCTCTCGCAGATTCTTGCCGAGAACAAGGACGGCAATCTGGAAGCGAAGCAGCTGGAATACGTGCATACGATCTTCTCGGCAGGCAAGGATCTCCTGCAGCTGATCGATGAGATTCTTGATCTGGCGAAGCTGGAGGTCGGCAAAATGACCCCGGTCATCGAGCCGGTCTCCCCGGTCGATCTCAGCAATCATGTCCACCGCCATTTCGAACAGCAGGCCAAGAAGAAGAACCTGCGGTTCGATGTCCATTCCGACAACCGGCTGCCTGATTATCTGATGACCGACGGTCATAGGTTGCAGCAGGTCTTGAATAATCTGTTATCCAACGCCATCAAATTCACACCGGAGCAAGGCTCCGTCTCCCTGTCGATCCGCACCAGCGGCGGGGAGGTTATCTTCGCCGTCAGCGACACCGGTATCGGCATCGCCGCCTCTAAGCTGGAGAGCATCTTCGAAGCCTTCCAGCAAGCGGACGGCACCACCAGCCGCAAATACGGCGGCACTGGCCTCGGCCTCACGATCTGCCGGGAGCTGGCTACACTCCTCGGCGGAAGAATTGAGGTGGATTCCATGGAGGGCAAGGGCAGCACCTTCTCCCTGATTATTCCCGCTGTGGAACCAGGAGAGGATGCCCAGACCCTTGCTGCCGCAGCCTATTCAGCAGCAGCCTCTCCGGAGATTCCGGCTTCCGAGCCTATCCGCCGTGAGAATCCGGCCTTCCGCGAGTCCTTCGTGCCCGACATTTCCATCTCCAATCCGAAGCTGCTGCAATATGCGGAGATGGATGATGACCGGGGCAATCTGCTAAGCGGGGATATTACCCTGCTAATTATCGAGGAGGACGCCGAATTCGCCGCCCGGCTGCTGGAGCTGGCGCGCAGCCGGGGCTTCAAGGCCATCGTCGCCTTCCAGGGCGATCAGGGACTTGCCCTGGCCCATGCCTATAAGCCTGATGCTATTCTGCTGGACCTGCATCTTCCCGTTCTGGACGGCTGGTCCATTATCAGCCGCCTGAAGAGCCGGCCGGAGCTGCGGCATATCCCTGTGCATGTAATCTCTACAGCCGAGGAGAACCAGCAGAGCCTGTCGATGGGCGCTTTGTCTTTCTGGAAGAAGCCGAATGATTATGCGGAGCTGGAAGCAGCCTTCCTCCAGATCGAGACTTATATCCGCCGTCCAGTGAAGAGTCTGCTGATTGTCGAAGACAACAAGGTTCTGCGCGGCAGTCTTGTTGAATTCATCGCCCATCCCGATGTGAACATTATTGCGGTGGGTACCGGAAGAGAAGCAATGGAGCATCTGGCGAGCCATCATTTTGACTGTATGGTGCTTGACTTGGGCCTCTCGGATATTTCCGGCTTCGACCTGCTGGAGCAGGTCAAGACCAACCGCAAGCTGCAGACCCTGCCGGTCATTATCTATACAGGCAAGGATCTGAGCAAGACAGATGAGCAGCGCCTTAAGCACTACGCTGAGAGTATTGTAATCAAGAACGTGCGTTCAATGGAACGTCTCTATGATGATACTGCCCTGTACCTCCACCGCAAGCATGCAGACCTGCCTCTGGATAAGCAGCGACTGATTGAGAATCTGCATAATCCGGAATCCGCTTTTGCCGGCAAAAGTATTTTGCTTGTGGATGATGATATGCGTAATATTTTTGCGTTATCCAGTGTGCTGGAAGGTTATAATATGGAGATCAGCTTTGCCCAGAATGGCAGAGAAGCCCTGGAGCATCTGGAGACCCACCCGGGCGTTGAACTGGTCTTCATGGATATCATGATGCCGGAGATGGACGGTTACGAGACGATGGAGCATATCCGGCGTAACCCGGGCTATGATCAGATCGTCATTATTGCGCTGACCGCCCGCGCCCTGGAGGAAGACCGGGTCAAATGCCTTGAAGCAGGAGCTAACGATTATATATCCAAACCGATTAATACCACACAACTGGTGAGAGTGCTGAAATTATGGTTGATTCAATAGGAGGCAGCATGGAGTATCCGATTAATATTTTGGTTGTAGATGACCGGACAGACGAGTTCCTGTCCATTCAGGCTTTGCTGGCCGAGTCGCCCTACCGGCTGGTTCATGCCCTCACCGGCATGGATGCTCTGAAATGTCTGCTGGAGCAGGAGTTCGCCCTGATCATTATGGATGTGCTCATGCCCGGCATGAACGGGTTTGAAACGGCGAAGCGGATTAAGATGCGTCAGAAATCCCGGGATATCCCTATTATTTTCTTAACCTCGCTGACCTCCGAACTGGAGAATTATATGATGGCCTACTCGGCCGGAGCAATTGACTACCTGACTAAGCCGTTCCATCCGACCGTGTTAAAAAGCAAGATTGACGGCTTCGTCCGTCTCTACCAGACCCACAAGGAGCTGCAGCTCAAAACGCAGGAGCTGGAGACCGTCAACAGCATCCTGACCGAGCTGAAGGAGACGGCCGAGGTGGCACTGCGGATCAAGAGCGGCTTCCTCGCCATGATGAGCCACGAGATCCGTACCCCGCTGAACGGAATTATTGCCATGTCAGATGTGCTTCGTTCCTCCGAGCTGTCCGCTGACGACCAGGAGATGGCTGAGATCATTCATACCAGCGGTCACGCGCTTGTCTCTGTCATTACACATATCCTGGACTTCACCAAGATCGAATCCGGTAAAATGGAGCTCGATTACGAGCTGTTCAATCTTCACTCCTGCCTCAAGGAGACCGTTGATCTGTTCCGGGCGCTGGCCAGAGAACGCAGCCTGACTCTGGAGACCTTTATTGATCCTGACATCCCTGCCCTGCTCACCGGTGACCCCAACCGTCTGCGGCAGGTACTCAATAACCTGATCGGCAATGCCATCAAATTCACGCATTCCGGCGGCGTCAAGGTGGATGTCCGCCTCCGGCAGGTCATGGACCAGCTGCTGGAGCTAGAGTTCATTATCGAAGATACGGGGATCGGCATTCCGGCGGACAAGATGAAATACCTGTTCCAGCCGTTCACCCAGATTGGAGCCACCATCAACCGCAAGTTCGGCGGCACCGGACTCGGTCTGTCCATCTGCAAAATGCTGGTCGACCTCATGGGCGGTACGATCTATGCCAAGCCGGATGTGGTGGGCGGAGCTACCTTCATCTTCACCATCCAGGTCGCTGAGGGCCAGCCGGACTGAGACCCTGGCCGCTGATTGTATGAAAGAAGCTCCCCCTTCAGATGATGAAGAGGGAGCTTCTTTGTTATCGGTGAGGACTATTGTAGAATGGAATGAACCAATTGCGGAAAGGGATGAATTGTATAGATGGGAACCTCCACATTCCCTTTGTTCCAGCGGAACTTCGTTCTGCAAGCCCGAAGTACAACTCATCATTGGGAAGGCGCTGGCCCCCTTTCGATCAAGACATTTCGGAATGGTCGTGCCTATTACAAAACAAAGCTAGGTCATTATGCTGTGGAGGAAGAGGGCTATCTCCTTTTAAATGAGGGGGAGCCGTACGGGATAGCCATTGAGTCAGATACAGAGGTCGACTCTTTTTGCGTATTTTTCAAGGCAGGTTATGCTGAAGAATTTCTTAGAGCTATTCATGTCGGAGCAGAAAAGTCTTTAGACGATCCATTCTCACAATCTAAGCACCCGCTGCAATTTTATACAAAGTCATACCGTCATAGTCACTTGATCACTCCGCTTATCGAGAACTTTAAGCAATCCTTACCTGTATTCGGCAGCGAGAATCTCTGGGTCGATGAACAGTATCAAAATTTAATTCAAGCACTGCTTAACGTCCATCAGAAGATTGTTCAAGAAATTAGTACCGTCCCCGGCACGCGCCCGGCCACCAGGGAGGAGCTGTTCCGGCGGTTGACCGTAGCATACGAGTACTTACATGCGTATTACAACCAAAACGTGTCTCTTGAAGAAGTCTCAAAAGTCGCATGTCTCTCTAAAAACCATCTAATCCGCAACTTCCGTCACTTTTTTAAAAGAACACCACACCAGTTCATCCTTGAAAAAAGGATACTTGAAGCACAGCGTCTCCTTTGTCAAACGGAAAACAGTGTAACCGAGATTAGCCTAAGTGTTGGCTTCGACAATGTCTCTTCCTTCAATAAGGTTTTTAAACAAAGAACGGGATTATCGCCCCAGATGTTTAGAAAAAAGTGATTTTGGAAAAGTAAATCTTCATCCGCACATGTTACATTTACTGCGTGGAACATACAACCTACACAAGGGAGCGATATTTACATGAATTCAGAATCCCAAATTAAAGGCATCGGGCAAATATCCATTCGGGTACATGACATGGAAGCAGCCACCCGGTTCTATCAAGATACTCTAGGCCTAAACCTGTTATTTCAAATCCCGAACATGACCTTCCTGGAGTGTAACGGGATTCAGCTGGTCTTGAGTATTGCTGAAGACGCGCGGTTCGACCATCCCAGCTCGGTATTCTATTTCCAGGTTGACAATATTCACGCATCGTACGAAACGTTAGTCGGGCGGAATGTACATTTCCTGGACAAGCCGCATAAAGTGGCTGAGATGGGTCAAACCGCAACCTGGATGACGTTCTTTCAGGACCCCGATAAGAATGTACATGCCTTGATGAGTGAAGTGTCTGTGTCCGAATAATTACTCCCAGGGGCATTATTGCCCCTTTATTCGGTTTAATACGAAAATAAAAATATCGGAAAATGCGCCGCAGACTGGGTTTTTGACAAAAAAAGACCCACCGCCCCAAAAAACGTTTCGTTTTTTTGAAAAAGGGAAGACTATGGGATAGGATTCAATTGAACACTATATCCTAACTGCTGGATATATTTCACGTACCTATCTAACGTGTTTTTCTTGGACGTCTCATCGCCTAGTGAGACGTCTATTTCTTGGTATGACCTCTTCTCCCGCATCAGGGCATGGAGGATTCGAATCAGCAAATGCGCGGTGGCGACGTTTGCTTTTTTATCGCCTCGTCTCTTTCGAATTCGTCGAAAGAATTGTCCGATCCGGTTCGAGGAGCGAGAGTTTGCCCAAGCCGCCTGACACAAGGCCCCTTTCAGATGCTTGTTCCCTTGCATCGTTTTTGACTTTCTTCGCTTTCCAGCGCTTTCGTTGTTCCCTGGACACACCCCCGCCCATGAAGCAAACTGCGCATCACTCGGGAACATTTCCGCGACATGCGGCCCCACTTCGGCAAAGATGGTCACGGCAGACGTCCGCTCAATTCCTGGAATGGAGTCAATTTGTTCAATCTTCTCCAGGTACGGTTCTGCCTTCGCCTCGATTCGAGCTTCCAGTTCCGTGATCCTTTTCTCCAAATAGACCAAGTGGTCCCAGTGGTCTCGAATCATCTCGCGGTGATGACGGCGCAACTTGCCATTGAGCGCGTCTAGCAACTGCGGAACTTTCTTTTTTAAACGGGTTTTGACCAGGTTCTTAACGGTCCCTTCGTCGATGACCTCGCCGTCCATGATCTTCTGGAGCAGGCCCCGCCCTGAAACCCCATATAGATCGGACATAAAGGTGGTTAGCTTGATGTTGGCATCCTGCAGGATTTTGTGAATGCGGTTTTTCTCCGCCGTCACCGCCTGCACCATCTTACTCCGGTAACGGGTCAAGTCTCGCAAATCCCGGATGTCCTGTTCGGGCACCATACTGCCTTCAATGAGCCCGCAACGGTGCAATTGCGCTAACCAGCGCGCATCTTGCATGTCACTTTTTCGACCCGGCGTATTCTTTACCCGCTGGGCGTTGGCCAAGACCAGATCACAACTGCCCTCTAAGATGTTCCATACCGGTTTCCATAACACGCCCGTGCTCTCCATCACCACCTCCCGGCAGCCGTGTTCACTCAGCCAATCTTGCAGGCCTAGCAATTCTTTGGTTGTCGTCCCAAAGGTTTTCAGGTGACATTGTGGTTTCTGTTCGATCGGTCCTTTCAACACGCAGGCCACAACGGTTTCCTGGTGCACGTCCAGACCGGCACAACACATACGTACAGCATCCATTCCAACCATCCTCCATCGTCAGTTTACAAATCATGCGCTCGAGTGAGTGTAATTTAATACACGTACTTTTGGGGCTACAATAGGCGATGCTCGAAAAGCGCAATAGAACGGTTTTTCGCACGGGGTGTATCCCAGTAACCGTTTCCGCCCTTTGATTTGTATATGTAGTGTTGACGACTACAGCCTCATTTAGAATGGTTGCGACGGATGCCACCCGCTTATTTTCATTCCTGGGGGTGACAAGGCCTCTGTCTTGTCATGCCTGTTTTTCGCATACATTCGGCCCGCGCCCCTATCCCCCCACCGCCGCAATCAGCACCGGCAGGACCAGGAAAGAAGCCAGCGTGGTCCAGACGATACAGCGCGAGACCAGCGCAGGCGAGCTGCCGAAGCGTTCGGCCAAAACGACGGAATTGACAGCCACCGGCATGGAAGCCAGAATCAGCAGCACCGAGAAGAGTGTGCCTGTGATGTTCAGGGCGAGCAGCACCAGCGCGGCCAGCAGCGGAGCCAGCACCAGCCGGACGGTCAGCCCCGTCCAGAAGGCCAGCTGCACATTGCGCTCCGTGTGCGCGGCTCTGACCTTCACCATCTGCGCGCCGAGAATCGCCAGCACAACCGGCGAATAGGCACCGGCAACCATCGACACCCCCGAAGCCAGCTCATGCGGCATATGCAGGCCCAGCGCCCGCAGCAGCAGTGCCAGAATGGCGGCGTAAATAGCCGGTAGCGAGAAGACTGACTTCAACGCGCTGCGTACGGAGAACTGTGAACGGGCGGCAAAATACACGCCGATCGTATTCACAATCACCATCTGGGCGATGACGTAGACCGATGCCTTGTCCAGGCCCAGCTGGCCGAAGGCCAGCAGCACCAGCGGCAGGCCGTAATTGACGCTGTTCGTGAAGGTGGAGATGAGCGTAAGACCGGCGGCTTCCGGCGGAGCCAGCTTGAGGATTTTGCCAATCAGCGTCGCCACGCTCCATAAGAGGAACAGATTCAGCAGCGAGAACGCGAGTGTCTTATAGACATCATCGAAGGAGATATCCGCCGTAGCCAGCGTGTCGAGAATAATAGCCGGACTGAGAAAATACAGGTACAGCGTCAGCAGAGGCTTCGTATCAAGCTGCTTATATCGTCCAAGCAGCGCTCCGGCGGCCACCGGAATGGACAGCGGTACGATGACCTCAACAAGTGTCGTGAGTACAGTCTGAATCACAAGCCAGGACTCCTCTATGTAGTAGTTATTTCTACTATAACCCTCCTTAGCAGGGAGCGTCTAAGACAAGGAAGCAATATCCTTGATAGCAATTGCCTATGGGCAGCCCCCCGCGCCAAAACATAAAAAAATCCCGCACCCTTAAATTAAGGGCCACGGGATTCCGGTTAGGACTTCGGTTTACAGCATTTTGATCTCAAGCAGCTCGTATTTGATGATTCCCATCGGCGCGTTGACGCTGATGATATCGCCTACCTTTTTGCCGATCAGCTCTTTGCCGAGCGGGCTCTCGTAGGAGATCTTGTTGTCCAGCACATCGGCTTCCGCCGGTCCAACCACTCTATATTCGATCTTCTCCGAGTACTCTACATCGTTGAGGATAACGATGCAGCCTACGCTGACTGTACTCAGATCCATATTGCTGGCATCCACGATCTGCGCCTTGATCAGCATTTTCTCCAGAATCATAATGCGGGTCTCCATGAAGGATTGATCCTCCTTGGCGGAGTGGTATTCGCTGTTCTCCTTCAGATCGCCGTAGCTGATCGCCAGCTTAAGCCGGGCTGCAAGCTCCTTGCGCCCTGCTCCCTTAAGTTCCCTCAACTCTTCCTCCAGCTTGGCCAAGCCCTCTTTGGTCAAAAATACTTCGTCATTATTAGACATGTATACAACTCCTATGATTTGCTCGCTTTATAGTATTCTAACTCATAATCGCCCAACATGCGAAGAGAAAGCGCTATAACGCATGATAAAGGAGTATTTACGGCAGAGTCACGGCTTCAAGTCTCCACCTGCGGAGCAGGGGCAGCTGCTGGCTTGCCGCTACTGCCCCTCAGGAGGAAGGTCAGCGGAATAGCCAGCAGTCCCACTGCCGTAGCGATCAGGAAAATATCCTGTACGCCCATCGTCATCCCCTGCGCCTTCAGCAGAGAACCCGCTGCCCGGGCCGTCCCGTCCGCCAGTTCCTGCTGATGGGCAAGCGATCTGGAAGCGAGCAGCGAGCTGAATACAGCAATGGATAAGGCACCTGTAGCCTGGCGGACCCAATTGGTTACAGAGGAGGCATGGCCGGTAATGGCTCTTGGCACCGCCGACATGCCGGCATTGGTCACCGG is a window encoding:
- a CDS encoding AraC family transcriptional regulator, which translates into the protein MGTSTFPLFQRNFVLQARSTTHHWEGAGPLSIKTFRNGRAYYKTKLGHYAVEEEGYLLLNEGEPYGIAIESDTEVDSFCVFFKAGYAEEFLRAIHVGAEKSLDDPFSQSKHPLQFYTKSYRHSHLITPLIENFKQSLPVFGSENLWVDEQYQNLIQALLNVHQKIVQEISTVPGTRPATREELFRRLTVAYEYLHAYYNQNVSLEEVSKVACLSKNHLIRNFRHFFKRTPHQFILEKRILEAQRLLCQTENSVTEISLSVGFDNVSSFNKVFKQRTGLSPQMFRKK
- a CDS encoding VOC family protein yields the protein MNSESQIKGIGQISIRVHDMEAATRFYQDTLGLNLLFQIPNMTFLECNGIQLVLSIAEDARFDHPSSVFYFQVDNIHASYETLVGRNVHFLDKPHKVAEMGQTATWMTFFQDPDKNVHALMSEVSVSE
- a CDS encoding response regulator; the encoded protein is MIAAGLGSVGILVSIGLLYSIGRNVDRGLKRIMEISQDIAADRLNPAAAATVRTDEFGQLAASFFGLAADLHHRTAEERELRLRAEEQAWLNTQVSEMALLLQGSVQLKTASRVFIRRLATAVGGSYGAIYLKQGSQLDFAAGYAFDDAARQQESIPLGSGLVGQCALDEQMIVLQDLPENYIKVRSGLGEAAPSSLIIVPIKHEQEVVAVMELAALSPFSSKEMQLIERTGQNMGVLMNTLADVARIEELLNETQQQKDELEAQTEELLAQTQELEAQTEELAAQTEELRMQTEQLHDQKTELEVQAESLLSSNEHLQTQMQLTEEQKAEIEAQADELQAQTSELLEQKEQLQAQTEELQSQTEELLSQTDTLQAQADELQTQKEELAASHDQLLLQVELTEKQKEEIQAQAQEIFMAAQYKSEFLANVSHELRTPLNSLLILSQILAENKDGNLEAKQLEYVHTIFSAGKDLLQLIDEILDLAKLEVGKMTPVIEPVSPVDLSNHVHRHFEQQAKKKNLRFDVHSDNRLPDYLMTDGHRLQQVLNNLLSNAIKFTPEQGSVSLSIRTSGGEVIFAVSDTGIGIAASKLESIFEAFQQADGTTSRKYGGTGLGLTICRELATLLGGRIEVDSMEGKGSTFSLIIPAVEPGEDAQTLAAAAYSAAASPEIPASEPIRRENPAFRESFVPDISISNPKLLQYAEMDDDRGNLLSGDITLLIIEEDAEFAARLLELARSRGFKAIVAFQGDQGLALAHAYKPDAILLDLHLPVLDGWSIISRLKSRPELRHIPVHVISTAEENQQSLSMGALSFWKKPNDYAELEAAFLQIETYIRRPVKSLLIVEDNKVLRGSLVEFIAHPDVNIIAVGTGREAMEHLASHHFDCMVLDLGLSDISGFDLLEQVKTNRKLQTLPVIIYTGKDLSKTDEQRLKHYAESIVIKNVRSMERLYDDTALYLHRKHADLPLDKQRLIENLHNPESAFAGKSILLVDDDMRNIFALSSVLEGYNMEISFAQNGREALEHLETHPGVELVFMDIMMPEMDGYETMEHIRRNPGYDQIVIIALTARALEEDRVKCLEAGANDYISKPINTTQLVRVLKLWLIQ
- a CDS encoding ATP-binding protein; translated protein: MEYPINILVVDDRTDEFLSIQALLAESPYRLVHALTGMDALKCLLEQEFALIIMDVLMPGMNGFETAKRIKMRQKSRDIPIIFLTSLTSELENYMMAYSAGAIDYLTKPFHPTVLKSKIDGFVRLYQTHKELQLKTQELETVNSILTELKETAEVALRIKSGFLAMMSHEIRTPLNGIIAMSDVLRSSELSADDQEMAEIIHTSGHALVSVITHILDFTKIESGKMELDYELFNLHSCLKETVDLFRALARERSLTLETFIDPDIPALLTGDPNRLRQVLNNLIGNAIKFTHSGGVKVDVRLRQVMDQLLELEFIIEDTGIGIPADKMKYLFQPFTQIGATINRKFGGTGLGLSICKMLVDLMGGTIYAKPDVVGGATFIFTIQVAEGQPD
- a CDS encoding AEC family transporter, with the protein product MIQTVLTTLVEVIVPLSIPVAAGALLGRYKQLDTKPLLTLYLYFLSPAIILDTLATADISFDDVYKTLAFSLLNLFLLWSVATLIGKILKLAPPEAAGLTLISTFTNSVNYGLPLVLLAFGQLGLDKASVYVIAQMVIVNTIGVYFAARSQFSVRSALKSVFSLPAIYAAILALLLRALGLHMPHELASGVSMVAGAYSPVVLAILGAQMVKVRAAHTERNVQLAFWTGLTVRLVLAPLLAALVLLALNITGTLFSVLLILASMPVAVNSVVLAERFGSSPALVSRCIVWTTLASFLVLPVLIAAVGG
- a CDS encoding xanthine phosphoribosyltransferase, which codes for MKVLEERIRQEGLILSETVLKVDSFLNHQVDTALALAIGKEFAAVFGDRQITKVLTVEASGIQFAMAAGIALGVPFIYAKKKKAVTLSEAVYSAPVHSFTRQEDYQISISQKYLGPDDTVLIVDDFLATGAALVGLCDIVAESGAQLAGVGCVIEKSFQEGRGLLEQRGIPVYSLARIASMSPGEIHFIDNEGLIKERAGC
- a CDS encoding IS110 family transposase, with translation MDAVRMCCAGLDVHQETVVACVLKGPIEQKPQCHLKTFGTTTKELLGLQDWLSEHGCREVVMESTGVLWKPVWNILEGSCDLVLANAQRVKNTPGRKSDMQDARWLAQLHRCGLIEGSMVPEQDIRDLRDLTRYRSKMVQAVTAEKNRIHKILQDANIKLTTFMSDLYGVSGRGLLQKIMDGEVIDEGTVKNLVKTRLKKKVPQLLDALNGKLRRHHREMIRDHWDHLVYLEKRITELEARIEAKAEPYLEKIEQIDSIPGIERTSAVTIFAEVGPHVAEMFPSDAQFASWAGVCPGNNESAGKRRKSKTMQGNKHLKGALCQAAWANSRSSNRIGQFFRRIRKRRGDKKANVATAHLLIRILHALMREKRSYQEIDVSLGDETSKKNTLDRYVKYIQQLGYSVQLNPIP
- the greA gene encoding transcription elongation factor GreA: MSNNDEVFLTKEGLAKLEEELRELKGAGRKELAARLKLAISYGDLKENSEYHSAKEDQSFMETRIMILEKMLIKAQIVDASNMDLSTVSVGCIVILNDVEYSEKIEYRVVGPAEADVLDNKISYESPLGKELIGKKVGDIISVNAPMGIIKYELLEIKML